The Candidatus Poribacteria bacterium DNA segment CCGACCAATCTATCGTTTTCCAGCCGTTGATTCGGGCGATCACCGTGATTGCGGTCGTTGTCAATTCAAACGTATCATCAACAATGACGTGTCCGCCACCACCGTCGAATTCAACGGAACCGTTCACCCAACCGTCGTCAGACCATTTCGCGCCTTTTTCCAATTGGGCATCATTCCCGTTGCCCGATAGGTCGTCCCCATTTCCATCAAGGGGCCAATAACCGACGAGTCCTTCTGTCAGATCCGCCGCAAACGCGCCTGTAGACCAAAGGCTCACGGCAACGGTTAAAACCATAATAACGCTTATTCTGTGTTCCACCTCTTATCTCCTTATATACTGTTCATCGCCCTGTATCCCACCCTTTCAGCAGTGGAAAGTAGAGACACAGTTTTTGGTAGAGAAAAACGACTAAAGATGCTATACTTTAAATAAGCAGAATCCCAAAAGATAACAATGTCTTCACAAGTCATCATACACGAAAAAACGGTTTCTTGCAAGAAAAATCGCATGATTTAGTCTGTATGGGAGTTTCAGTCTAACCTACTAAAAGGAGAGCAGGTTACCAAATGATCAAAACAACCTACTTGACCATTTTGAAGTCAAGCATTTTGGTACTATTCCTCTGCTCTGTCTTATTCCTGAGTGGTTGTGGATCAAGGCACTCCAGAGAAGAATCTTTAATGCCCTACACTTGGCGTGTCTCGACCATCGAGGCAGTAGGTCTCAATCCTGAACCGATTATCGAGGCGGCAAACCGTATACGAAACCAAGACTATAAAGTCAAAGTTGAAGCAATAAATTGACCTGAATTAACCTAAGCAGCATAGGTCTGACCGTCCTAATCTATTTGTGGATCATGATACAAGTCAAACTTTCTGATCGCGAATTTCTCCGTTGCGATTTCTCCGATGATGGTGTATATTAAACTTGGATATTCCAGAATCGTCCCCTTTGAAGTTCTCAGTTGCCATAAGTAACGGAATTGTTAAGTTTATAACCCCATCCGATGTAGGAAGGAAATCTTATGAACATAAAAGAAATTCGTGTCGTAGAAATCGAACTAAACCCGAAACCGACAACAACGCCGCGCACACCGAGTCGATCCGGGACATATCAATTGAATCGACCCATTACGCGCTATCCATCATTCAACAGAAAAGAGGGGCACGTTTCCTACTCGGAATGGAAACGTCCCGCCTGCATTATAACAGCGGAAGATGGGACTTGGGGTTTTGGTATCTCACTTTACGGGGGTCCCGTGACCCGAATCATCTCAGATCACTTTGCCCCCTTCCTCGTTGGCGAAAATTGTATGGCAACCGAGAAATTGTGGGATATGATGGTACGATTGTCAGCCGCCTTCGGCGCGACCGGCTTGACGAGTTACGCCATCAGTGCGGTGGATTGTGCGCTGTGGGACCTCAAAGGTAAAATTTTGGGACGACCGGTTTACGAACTCCTCGGCGGACCGCAAAAGGAAAAGATTTTCTGCTACGCCTCTGGGTTCGATCAGGAATGGTACATGGAACTCGGGTTCAAAGCCACAAAACTCTTCACCCCGTGGGGTCCAGAGCAGGGAAAAGAAGGCTTAGGCAAACTTGAAGAATTGGTAGCAACGACGCGGGAAGCGATTGGCGACAACGTTGACTTGATGTTGGACGCTTGGACCGGTTTTGACATAGAACATACCGTCCGCGTCTGTGAAACGATGAAGCCTTACGGGTTGAAGTGGATGGAGGACTATATCCGTTCCGATGATTTTGTTGGCTATGAGACGGTGCGTCAACGCCTCCCTTGGCAAACGCTCGCTACTGGCGAACACTGGTATCTGCCGACTGTCTTTGCGGAGGCGGCAGGACGACGGCTGGTTGACATCTTCCAACCGGACGTTTTGTGGTGCGGCGGCATTACATCGGCAGCAAAAATCTGTCACATTGCTGAGGCGAATGGAATTTCCGTGATTACACACGGCGGCATGAACTATCCCTATGGTCAACATCTCGCCTTTGCGATGCCCGCGATCACGTGGGGTGAACGTTCCGAAGGTGTATCTGCCCCTGGTGTCCCTTTGGAGGAGATGGTCAAGTTGCCCGGCACTTCTGTTATCAAAGACGGCTATGTCGCTCCGTCGGACGCCCCCGGCTTCGGTCTCGAAATTGATGAAGCGTGGATAGAAAGTGTAATAGTATGAATGACGAAATTACGATTGCCAATCGAGCGCGGTGGGAAGCCGCAGTCTTGAAAAAGAACGGCTTTACTGTGCCGTGGCTTGACCTCAATAGAGATGATATTCTGCAATATGCTGAGGATCAACTCGATCCGGTTCCGTATCACCTTTACCAAATCTATCCTGCGTACCTACTCAGAGATGTTGCGCGCAAGGATGTGTTGTGTCTTGCCGCAGGTGGAGGACAGCAATCAGCGGTATTTGGTCTGCTTGGTGCCCATGTGACTGTGATTGATTTCACGCGGGGGCAGCTTGACGGAGATATCACTGCCGCGAGGCATTACAGTTATCCAGTCGAGACAATTTGCACCAATATCCGTGATCTTGCCACAATTGACGATGCGTCGTATGACCTTATCTACCAAGGACCCTCTATGAGCTGGGTGCCATCCGTTCATGAAATCTATAGAGGCGTGTCGAGGATCATCCGTCCGGGAGGTCAGTATCGCGTAGATTTCGGCAATCCTGCCAATCATTTTTGGGAATGGGATGGTGAATTCTACCGTGTTACCGAACCGTATTCTGAACGCGTTTATAGGTATCCAGACGGGGCATACGATTTCCGGCACTACCTGAGCGATATATTCAATGGACTTGTGGACAACGGTTTTCAGATTGAGCGGGTTGAGGAGCGTTCTTGGATCCAGCCGGATATTAATGCTACACCTGGAAGTTGGACGCACGAGATGGCTTACAACGTGAGTTTTGCTATTGTTGCGAAGAAAGATATATAGGTCTGAAAAGCCAATGTCTATTGATTTCGTTGAAGCACTCTCCACAGATAACTTGACCGCCATAAGAGCAGCACCTAAAATCGACGTTCACTGTCATTCTTTCTTAAGTGCACGTCGAGAAAATACGGAACGTTGGCTCGGACATCCGTTAACCAAACCGCCTCTCAAAATGAAAGGGCTTGGCGGGATGATGGAATACATAGATGCTGCTTTAGCACCGCACTTAGACCACCGCCAAGGTTTTGAGTTCATCGTGGTGTCAGCGATCCGTGAGGCAATCCAAGATGGAGTCGTTATGCTTGAAATGAGTTTCGATATTCGGTTGTTTAAGTTCTATTCAGGTGGGTTAACCGAACTTCGCGCATTTATTGAAACGTTGGTTGAGAGCTATCGGGAGCAAATTGATTTGCGTCCTGAACTCGGTTTTGCGCGCGAGTGTGCTAACGATCCAAAATGGATGAAATTGGCACATCAAGCAATAGAATTGGAGTTTTTTCATTCAATCGATCTGTATAGCCACGAAGAGGCGTGTGCGCCTGAAGCCGTGCAGTCTTTATACAGTAAGGCACGCGAAGTAGGGATGAAACTCAAAGCGCACGTTGGCGAGTTCGGGGGTGCGGAAGAGGTCCGACGAACCGTTGAAGTCCTTGATTTGGATGAGGTTCAACACGGCATCGGTGCCGCGGAATCGATCGAAGTGATGCGGTGGCTCTCAGAGAATCAGATACAATTGAACGTGTGTCCAACAAGCAACGTGATGTTGGACAGTGTGCCGGACCTCGCCTCACATCCCATTCGCATCTTATTCGACAACGGCGTAACCGTGACGATTAATACGGACGATCTGATGATATTCGGTCAGAGTGTCTCCGAAGAGTATCGAAATCTCTACCGTGCACGCGTTTTCAGTGCTCAGGAATTAGAGGATATTCGGTGTGCGTCCCTTGAAATCCGTGATTGACACCCTAAAATTGAGAGTATACTTCCATATTAGCTATGATTACTCCACCCTGGGTTGTCTTGCAGTTGGATTTCTTTGTAAACGAACTTTCGAGTCTTTCAGTGGAAGTTCAATACGTGCGCCGTTGTGTAGATGCGATTCAATGATGCCAAAAATCAGTTCAGTGCTCGCATACGCGCATCGGACACCGCCTCGGGTCGGTTCCCCTGTATCCAGGGCGTGGACAAGGTCTTTAACCAAGTTTGCTGTGCTACTGGTATTTTCAAATTCAGGAAAGGCTTCCGGGACCTGACATGCCCGCCACCCCGGTATGTCTTGCTGTTTACGGAGATGCCACTGCCACCCGTTGTTCCAGCACGTAACGGTTCCACCATCACAAATTGCTTCCCATTCACTACTCCGCGGGGTTAGCAGTGCATGTGCCGTCACACCATTTTCAAACTGGATTGTTCCACCGCCAGACGGATCAACTCGCAGTTCATCGCCATCAAAAACCGAATCACCTTGCGGCAGATAACCCGTGATCCAACTCACAGACGCATCGCCATTCAAGCGTAAAATTAGGTCGAAGTGATGACTGGCTGAATTGAAAAGTGTGCCATTTGAATAGATAATTAGGGTGCGTAGGTTGCCAATTTCGCCACTGTCAATGATCTCTTTCATCTTGTCGAAACCTGTATGCCACCGGCGATTTGTGCCGAGGTTAAAGGCGACATTGTTTTCTTCTACGGCAGCTACCATTGCTGCGGCTTCGTCCATAGACGCTGCCATCGCTTTTTCTGCGTAGATGGCTTTCACACCATGTTCTGCGGCGTAAATAACAATTTCGGCGCGATGCTCGGGTTGCGTGGCAACACTGACAATCTCAGGCTGCTCTTTTTCAAGCATATCCCGATAATCGGTGTATTGCCTCGCTTTTGGGACATTGTATCGGTTTCCAAAATGTTCCATGACTTCCGGACGCAGATCCGCACATGCGACAAGGTCGGTCCGTTCTTCGGCAAAAAAGCCTGCAGCATGGGAATACGGTAACTTAATCGCTTCATAATCGGGGACTTCGTTATCAATAAATGCACCCATCCGACTACAACCGATAACAGCAGCA contains these protein-coding regions:
- a CDS encoding class I SAM-dependent methyltransferase produces the protein MNDEITIANRARWEAAVLKKNGFTVPWLDLNRDDILQYAEDQLDPVPYHLYQIYPAYLLRDVARKDVLCLAAGGGQQSAVFGLLGAHVTVIDFTRGQLDGDITAARHYSYPVETICTNIRDLATIDDASYDLIYQGPSMSWVPSVHEIYRGVSRIIRPGGQYRVDFGNPANHFWEWDGEFYRVTEPYSERVYRYPDGAYDFRHYLSDIFNGLVDNGFQIERVEERSWIQPDINATPGSWTHEMAYNVSFAIVAKKDI
- a CDS encoding adenosine deaminase, with amino-acid sequence MSIDFVEALSTDNLTAIRAAPKIDVHCHSFLSARRENTERWLGHPLTKPPLKMKGLGGMMEYIDAALAPHLDHRQGFEFIVVSAIREAIQDGVVMLEMSFDIRLFKFYSGGLTELRAFIETLVESYREQIDLRPELGFARECANDPKWMKLAHQAIELEFFHSIDLYSHEEACAPEAVQSLYSKAREVGMKLKAHVGEFGGAEEVRRTVEVLDLDEVQHGIGAAESIEVMRWLSENQIQLNVCPTSNVMLDSVPDLASHPIRILFDNGVTVTINTDDLMIFGQSVSEEYRNLYRARVFSAQELEDIRCASLEIRD
- a CDS encoding Gfo/Idh/MocA family oxidoreductase; the protein is MKTYRAAVIGCSRMGAFIDNEVPDYEAIKLPYSHAAGFFAEERTDLVACADLRPEVMEHFGNRYNVPKARQYTDYRDMLEKEQPEIVSVATQPEHRAEIVIYAAEHGVKAIYAEKAMAASMDEAAAMVAAVEENNVAFNLGTNRRWHTGFDKMKEIIDSGEIGNLRTLIIYSNGTLFNSASHHFDLILRLNGDASVSWITGYLPQGDSVFDGDELRVDPSGGGTIQFENGVTAHALLTPRSSEWEAICDGGTVTCWNNGWQWHLRKQQDIPGWRACQVPEAFPEFENTSSTANLVKDLVHALDTGEPTRGGVRCAYASTELIFGIIESHLHNGARIELPLKDSKVRLQRNPTARQPRVE